In Populus alba chromosome 1, ASM523922v2, whole genome shotgun sequence, a single window of DNA contains:
- the LOC118061250 gene encoding disease resistance protein RPV1 has translation MAAMIDGKACSSICQHAYDVFLSFRGADSRKNFTDHLYTALKWAGIRTFRDDDEIKGGEHIGFKITKAIQESKMSLVVFSRDYASSKWCLEELLMIMKRRETIGHIVLPVFYEVDPDGVSMQTGFFAKAFASHEKNFMDNGDMEKWREALRKVADLKGPVLRDRYEAQFIQDIVKEVGKKLNRMILHVPPYLVGIESRVKEISSWLQDGSDKVGIAILHGFGGVGKTTIAKTVFNQNFHEFDSWSFLRDVRETSNQPNGLVKLQRRLLSDILKGEPQKIYSVDEGNIKIQNALANKRVLIVLDDVDHSDQLDKVIGDRNQLYQGIKIIVTARHGCLLKSHEACEKFGVDALCYDESLQLFSWHAFGQALPNEGYEEFSQKIMHHCAGIPLVLEVLGSSLSGQSIDFWKRASQEPEAIDGDGKIQKILKISYDSLRDERDKNLFLDIACFFIGNDKDYVRRILECCGFYRTLGIQKLIDSCLITVDKDNKLMMHQLLRDMGREIVRQESPEDLGKRTRLWHHDDALDILEKNLGTETVKSLILDQQLLNTENEVHLEAEAFTKMRNLKLLHLNNVKLSGGYVNLPKSLVWLCWHGFSLNCLPNDLFLKDLVVLDLCNSSLKQVWNGIREFRRLKILDLSHSLCLVTTPDFSGLQSLEILLLEGCISLVEVHYSIGNLKRLVFINLKDCKNLRKLPNEMSELKSLQELNLSGCFNLEEIPEQVGKLSSEMALHAYGMSIKTLLAFVQSLWAWESSRKSLLSAPFTLSFLPDSLIKLAVSDCNLEDLDILHLSRLRSLEYLDLSGNPICNLPDSMNCLTLLKSLLLHRCPRLQSLPELPESLMRLIASNYGSSERITNLQNLLGPLEVDAFNHHKLIEGQGVFKLEPVRNFVVEMIKMVHLFNLASVGNIEVTRSNAVTSTQRKLSVQVFHDCGTSSIFLPGSDVPDWFYVRTESCQTTFFLPPSFGCEICGLNICVAYACINPEVVFDKPYYAKIRIQTKGLLWEYTPEFFGFPEANEDMLWLCHWKFKDWFKDGDAVQFSVAMAPYFQMKRCGIRPLYEQQDDDDEAVESNSGEIVQGTPCRRRTRTDRDLIAYKQDATYDLHHYDTLINSLKNQSEL, from the exons ATGGCTGCTATGATAGACGGGAAAGCCTGCTCTTCAATCTGTCAGCACGCTTATGATGTGTTCTTGAGTTTCAGAGGCGCAGATTCTCGCAAGAACTTTACTGATCACCTCTATACGGCTTTGAAATGGGCTGGAATTCGTACATttcgagatgatgatgaaatcaaGGGAGGAGAACATATtggttttaaaataacaaaagcaATACAGGAGTCGAAAATGTCACTAGTGGTGTTTTCAAGAGACTATGCTTCTTCGAAATGGTGTCTGGAAGAACTCTTGATGATTATGAAACGTAGAGAAACTATTGGCCACATTGTTCTGCCAGTTTTTTATGAAGTTGATCCAGATGGTGTTTCAATGCAGACTGGTTTTTTTGCTAAGGCATTTGCTAGCCATGAAAAAAACTTCATGGACAATGGAGACATGGAGAAATGGAGGGAGGCTCTTAGAAAAGTTGCAGATCTGAAAGGACCTGTTCTACGTGATAG GTACGAGGCACAATTTATTCAAGATATTGTCAAAGAAGTTGGAAAGAAATTGAACCGCATGATATTGCATGTTCCCCCATATTTAGTTGGAATTGAGTCTCGTGTAAAAGAAATTAGCTCATGGTTACAAGATGGGTCAGATAAGGTTGGCATAGCAATACTCCATGGGTTTGGTGGAGTTGGGAAGACAACCATTGCCAAGACTGTTTTTAACCAGAACTTTCACGAATTTGATAGTTGGAGCTTTCTTAGAGATGTCAGAGAAACTTCAAATCAACCAAATGGTTTGGTTAAATTACAGAGACGGCTTCTTTCAGATATCCTGAAGGGAGAACCACAGAAGATATACAGTGTAGATGAAGGAAATATCAAGATCCAAAATGCTTTAGCGAATAAAAGAGTTCttattgttcttgatgatgtggATCACTCGGACCAATTAGATAAAGTTATTGGAGACCGGAATCAGCTTTACCAGGGAATTAAAATCATTGTAACTGCTAGACATGGATGCTTGCTAAAGTCTCATGAAGCTTGTGAAAAGTTTGGAGTTGATGCTCTTTGTTATGATGAATCACTTCAGCTTTTCAGCTGGCATGCCTTTGGACAAGCACTTCCTAATGAAGGTTATGAAGAGTTCTCTCAGAAAATAATGCATCATTGTGCTGGGATTCCGCTAGTTCTTGAAGTTCTGGGTTCTTCGCTCTCCGGACAAAGTATAGATTTTTGGAAAAGAGCATCACAAGAACCTGAAGCCATTGATGGTGATGGAAAAATACAGAAGATTCTTAAGATAAGTTATGACTCTCTACGGGATGAACGTGACAAAAACTTATTCCTTGACATAGCTTGTTTCTTCATTGGAAATGACAAAGATTACGTGAGAAGAATCCTCGAGTGCTGTGGTTTCTATAGAACACTTGGTATTCAGAAACTCATTGATAGCTGTCTTATAACAGttgataaagataataaatTGATGATGCATCAATTGCTTAGAGACATGGGGAGAGAAATTGTCCGTCAAGAATCACCCGAGGACCTTGGGAAACGTACAAGACTATGGCATCATGATGATGCACTTGACATACTGGAAAAAAATTTG ggAACAGAAACAGTAAAGAGTCTCATCCTTGATCAGCAGCTGCTAAATACAGAAAATGAGGTGCACTTGGAAGCTGAAGCATTTACTAAAATGCGGAATCTAAAATTGCTACACCTCAATAATGTAAAGCTCAGTGGCGGGTATGTAAATCTTCCAAAAAGTTTGGTGTGGCTGTGCTGGCATGGATTCTCTTTGAATTGCTTACCGAATGATCTTTTCCTGAAGGATCTGGTTGTTCTTGACCTGTGTAATAGCAGTCTAAAACAAGTTTGGAACGGAATCCGG GAATTTCGGAGGTTGAAAATCCTTGATCTCAGCCATTCCCTTTGTCTTGTTACAACCCCTGACTTCTCAGGACTCCAAAGTCTTGAAATATTGTTACTTGAAGGGTGCATAAGTTTGGTTGAGGTTCactattcaattggaaaccttAAGAGGCTTGTTTTTATAAATCTAAAGGATTGCAAAAATCTTCGGAAGCTCCCAAATGAAATGAGTGAGTTGAAATCACTTCAGGAACTTAATTTGTCCGGTTGCTTCAATCTTGAAGAGATACCTGAGCAGGTGGGGAAGTTGAGTTCTGAAATGGCACTTCATGCATATGGAATGTCAATAAAAACATTGCTTGCATTCGTTCAAAGCTTGTGGGCCTGGGAATCATCTAGAAAAAGCTTGTTATCTGCCCCTTTTACTCTGTCGTTTTTACCAGACTCTCTGATAAAGCTAGCTGTTTCTGACTGCAATCTGGAAGATCTTGATATTCTTCATCTTAGCAGGCTGCGTTCTTTAGAATATTTAGATCTTAGTGGAAACCCCATTTGTAACCTGCCAGATAGCATGAACTGTCTCACTTTGCTCAAGTCCCTTCTGTTACATCGGTGCCCAAGGCTCCAATCACTTCCAGAGCTACCAGAAAGTTTAATGAGATTAATAGCAAGCAATTATGGATCTTCGGAAAGAATTACTAATCTCCAAAACTTGTTGGGACCATTGGAAGTGGATGCTTTTAATCATCATAAACTGATTGAGGGTCAAGGTGTTTTCAAGTTGGAACCAGTAAGAAATTTTGTTGTAGAGATGATCAAGATGGTGCACTTGTTCAATTTGGCATCTGTAGGAAATATTGAAGTGACTAGGTCCAATGCTGTGACATCAACTCAGAGAAAGCTTTCCGTCCAG GTATTTCATGACTGTGGCACAAGTAGCATCTTTCTTCCAGGAAGCGATGTTCCTGATTGGTTCTATGTTCGTACTGAGAGTTGTCAAACAACGTTTTTTTTGCCTCCAAGTTTTGGTTGCGAAATCTGTGGCTTAAATATATGTGTTGCATATGCATGCATTAACCCCGAAGTTGTTTTCGATAAACCTTATTATGCCAAAATTAGAATCCAGACTAAGGGACTACTTTGGGAATATACGCCAGAATTCTTTGGATTTCCGGAAGCCAATGAGGATATGTTGTGGTTATGCCATTGGAAGTTTAAGGATTGGTTTAAAGATGGAGATGCAGTGCAGTTTTCAGTGGCTATGGCTCCTTATTTTCAGATGAAGAGGTGCGGTATCCGTCCTCTGTACGAACagcaagatgatgatgatgaagctGTTGAATCAAACTCTGGAGAAATAGTCCAGGGCACCCCTTGTCGTCGCAGAACTCGCACTGATAGAGATTTAATAGCGTACAAGCAGGACGCAACATATGATCTTCACCATTATGACACACTTATAAATAGTCTCAAGAATCAATCAGAACTCTGA